The Candidatus Rubidus massiliensis DNA segment AACTATTAGAGGCTAACAAAGTTTATTCTCTAAAAGACGCTATCGCTATGTTAAAGAAATGTCCGCCGGTCAAATTTGATCAGTCGATAGACATTGCTTTACAGATGGGCGTTGACCCTCGTAAGTCAGATCAGCAACTACGCGGAACAGTATCTTTACCGAATGGTACTGGTAAATCCATCACTATTTTAGTTTTAGCTAAAGGTGATAAAGTCAAAGAAGCGTTAGATGCTGGTGCAGAATATGCGGGCAATGATGAATTGATTGAAAAAATCAATAATGGGTGGACAGGCTTTGACGCAGTCATTGCAACACCAGATATGATGAGAGACGTAGGTAAACTCGGTAAAGTATTAGGTCCAAGAGGCTTAATGCCAACTCCAAAAGCTGGCACAGTAACCAATGATGTTGCAAAAGCAATTCAAGAAGTTAAAGCTGGTAAAATAGAGTTTAAACCAGATCGTCACGGTGTTGTAAGCAATGCTGTAGGAAAGCTCTCTTTTAGTGAAGAAGCTTTACAACAAAATATTTTAGCGTTAGCACAAGCGATCCAAAAAGCAAAACCAGCAGCAGCGAAAGGACAGTATGTAAAATCTGTCACTCTATCCTCAACAATGGGGCCAGGGTTAAAAATCGATGCACGCGATTTAGATATGTCATAAGGGGTATCAAATGAGCAACGAAAAACAACTCCTTTTAGATGAAATTAAAGAGCAGATTGAAAATCATAGCTCTTTTGTCATCATGCAATATAGTAGCATCACTGCTAATAAAGCGAATGACTTGCGTACTTCAATCGCAAAACTTGGTGGTAATGTTGAAATCGTTCGCAAACGTGTATTGATCAAAGCTGCAGAAGCGGCTGGCATTACATTAGATCTTGCTCAATTACCAGGACACATTGGTTTGGTCTTCGCAGGAAACGATCCAATTGAAACTACTAAAACTGTAGCTCAATTTAGTGACGCGAATGAGAAAAAGATTAAATTAGTGGGTGGTCGTTTTGAAGGTCAGCTTTACGATGGTAAAGACATGGAAAAACTTTCCAAGTTACCTGGTAAAAACGAAATGCGCGCGCAATTATTGGCAACCTTTGTGGCAGCACCGCAAAGCGTGGTAAGCGTAATGAACAATGTTATAGCAAGTGTTGTATACTGCTTAGATAATAAAGTTAAAAAAGAAGACGGCTCTCAAAGCTAAAATTAAAAGTTTGAAAATTAAGAGGTAAATTGTGAGTACAAAAACAGAAGAATTAGTCGAAGCTCTGAGCAATTTGACTGTTTTAGAGATGGCTGAATTAAAAACTGCTTTAGAAGAAAAATGGGGCGTATCTGCAGCAGCAGCAGTAGCACCAGCAGCAGCCGGCGGTGGCGCAGCAGCAGCACCAGCAGCAGCTGAATCAACAGAATTTCAAATTACTTTGAAATCTGCTCCAGCTGATAAGAAAATTGGAATCATTAAGGTTGTTCGTGAATTAACAGGTCTTGGCTTAAAAGAAGCAAAAGATTTAGTTGATGCAGCACCGAAAGTATTAAAAGAAAATTCTCCAAAAGCTGAAGCTGAAGATATTAAAAAGAAATTGGAAGCCGCAGGCGCAGCAGTTGAATTAAAAGGCCTATAAGAAATTAAATTTATTAGTTTTCTTAAACCCAGAACAAGAAGTAGAAATACTTCTTGTTTCTGGGGTTGTTGTATTTAATCGATTTTTATAGAAGGCTTTACGCATATCAGCAGTCGAGTTGATGTGCATAAACTTTTCTATCAAAGTTATACCAGGAGACCTTCAGAATGTTGAAAAGGCCGCCAAAACGTGTAAGTTTTATCAACAAAAATGAAATTATTGATCTTCCAAACCTCATTGAAATTCAAGTAAAGTCTTATGATCAGTTTTTGCAAGTAGATAAATTTCCAGATGAAAGAGAAAATATCGGGCTGCAAGAAGTATTTAATGAGATGTTTCCCATCAAATCATATGATGAAAAAACAATCTTGGAATTTATTTCTTATAGTTTAGGAGTTCCAAAATATTCTGCCGAAGAATGTATTCGTCGTGGAATTACCTATAACGTAACCTTAAAAGTAAAATTTCGTTTAACAGACGAAACTGGAATTAAAGAAGAAGAAGTCTATATGGGAACTATACCCATAATGACAGACAAGGGTACTTTTGTTATCAATGGAGCTGAAAGGGTAGTTGTTTCTCAATTACATAGATCTCCAGGTATTAGTTTCGAACACGAAAGAAGCCTTAGAGGATCTGCTATCTATTCTTTCCGTATTATTCCTTATAGAGGTAGCTGGTTAGAAGGAGCTTTCGATACAAATGACCTAATCTATATATATATCGATCGAAAAAAACGTCGCAGAAAAATTCTAGCTACAACATTTATTAGAGCCTTAGGATTTTCTTCTAACTCAGATATTATTGAAGAATTTTTTAGTACCAAGAAAGAAAAGATTAAGTCTGAAAAAGAATTTGCTAAATTAGTTGGAAAAATCTTAGCGCAAGACGTAATAGATGAAGAAACTGGTACAATTTTTGGTAAAGCTGCTGAAAAATTGACAACAGCTATGCTAAAAAGAATGTTAGATGCAGGTGTTGAAGTAATTCGTATTGCTGAAGATGCTGATGAATCCCATCCGATTATTAAAATGTTAGCAAAAGATTCGAGTGACTCATACGAATCAGCTCTTAAAGATTTTTATCGAAAAATTCGTCCAGGTGAACCGGCTACTTTGTCAAATGCACGCTCAGCTATGATGCGTTTATTTTTTGATCCTCGCCGTTACAATTTAGGACGTGTTGGTAGATACAAGTTAAATTCAAAGTTAGGTTTAGAATTAACTGACGAACAATTACAAGTAGTGACCATCACAAAAGAAGACGTAATCGGAGCTTTGAAATATTTAATTAAATTAAAACAAGGTAAAGAAGACGTCAGCACAGATGATATCGATCACTTAGGAAATCGACGTGTTAGATCTGTTGGAGAATTGATTCAAAACCAGTGTCGCATTGGTTTAGCTCGCATGGAAAAAATCATTCGCGAACGGATGAATTTATTTGATTTTTCTTCAGATACTTTAACACCTGGAAAAATCATTTCTGCTAAAGGATTATCTGGCGTATTAAAAGACTTCTTTG contains these protein-coding regions:
- the rplA gene encoding 50S ribosomal protein L1; translated protein: MARQSKRFREIAKLLEANKVYSLKDAIAMLKKCPPVKFDQSIDIALQMGVDPRKSDQQLRGTVSLPNGTGKSITILVLAKGDKVKEALDAGAEYAGNDELIEKINNGWTGFDAVIATPDMMRDVGKLGKVLGPRGLMPTPKAGTVTNDVAKAIQEVKAGKIEFKPDRHGVVSNAVGKLSFSEEALQQNILALAQAIQKAKPAAAKGQYVKSVTLSSTMGPGLKIDARDLDMS
- the rplL gene encoding 50S ribosomal protein L7/L12; this translates as MSTKTEELVEALSNLTVLEMAELKTALEEKWGVSAAAAVAPAAAGGGAAAAPAAAESTEFQITLKSAPADKKIGIIKVVRELTGLGLKEAKDLVDAAPKVLKENSPKAEAEDIKKKLEAAGAAVELKGL
- the rplJ gene encoding 50S ribosomal protein L10; its protein translation is MSNEKQLLLDEIKEQIENHSSFVIMQYSSITANKANDLRTSIAKLGGNVEIVRKRVLIKAAEAAGITLDLAQLPGHIGLVFAGNDPIETTKTVAQFSDANEKKIKLVGGRFEGQLYDGKDMEKLSKLPGKNEMRAQLLATFVAAPQSVVSVMNNVIASVVYCLDNKVKKEDGSQS